In Zingiber officinale cultivar Zhangliang chromosome 6A, Zo_v1.1, whole genome shotgun sequence, a single genomic region encodes these proteins:
- the LOC121995761 gene encoding uncharacterized protein LOC121995761: MDNQITEGDRTMKELAAPDVAYKYSCITYPDLAGDFELRSGLIHLLPKFQGLSGEDPNRHLHEFHVVCSTMKPQGISEEDIKLRAFPFSLTGAAKDWLYCLPAGYITSWIDMKKAFLEKFFPASRTATIRKSICGIQQVVGETLYDYWERFKKLCSSCPQHQISDQLLVQYFYEGLLPMDMSMIDAAAGGALVNKTPNQARELISNMAENSQQFGSRALGTRVVNETHLVSNEQQEIRNNLQELTSLVKQIALQNSSHVSNFPLSMMKLCGICSS, from the coding sequence ATGGATAATCAGATAACAGAAGGGGATCGAACTATGAAAGAGCTTGCAGCACCAGATGTGGCTTATAAGTACTCATGTATTACTTATCCAGACTTGGCAGGAGATTTTGAACTTAGATCAGGACTTATTCATCTGCTTCCCAAATTTCAAGGGTTATCAGGAGAGGATCCCAACCGCCATCTACATGAATTCCATGTGGTTTGTTCTACCATGAAACCACAAGGGATTTCAGAAGAAGACATTAAGTTGAGGGCCTTTCCATTCTCTTTGACAGGAGCAGCAAAGGACTGGTTATATTGCCTTCCAGCTGGATACATTACTagttggattgatatgaagaaaGCATTTTTGGAGAAATTTTTCCCAGCTTCTAGGACTGCAACTATCAGGAAGAGCATTTGTGGTATTCAACAAGTAGTGGGAGAAACTCTATATGATTATTGGGAGAGATTCAAGAAGCTGTGTTCGAGTTGTCCACAACATCAGATTAGTGATCAGCTTCTTGTTCAATATTTCTATGAGGGTCTACTTCCTATGGATATGAGCATGATAGATGCAGCAGCTGGAGGAGCCTTGGTGAATAAGACTCCAAATCAAGCAAGAGAGTTAATTTCAAATATGGCAGAAAATTCACAGCAATTTGGGAGTAGAGCTCTTGGGACTAGAGTGGTTAATGAAACTCATTTGGTTTCGAATGAGCAACAAGAAATCAGAAACAATTTACAAGAATTGACCTCTCTAGTGAAGCAAATTGCGTTGCAAAATTCGAGTCATGTTTCAAATTTTCCTTTATCAATGATGAAGTTGTGTGGAATTTGTTCAAGCTAA